One Azoarcus sp. DN11 DNA segment encodes these proteins:
- the phoR gene encoding phosphate regulon sensor histidine kinase PhoR produces MLGLVALLALVVGALGGKAAALGTVFVGIVAMLVYQLLNLHRLVEWTYAPVGSPLPPGVGIWAHIYYDLDRRSRTSVDLRERLTSALDRFHEASQAMPDGVLYLAANDRIEWLNRKAERHFGIDSRRDRGALVTTLVREPEFVHFLQAGDYAEPLVLHSTRRAGLTLLLQVVPFGDDQKMVVSRDVSQLEKLETMRRDFIANVSHELRTPLTVVTGFLETLIEGRDDFAPEDVTNFLQLALDQSLRMQTLIEDLLTLSALETGAPAPVEECVDIASLVQSIAEDTRLLSNGRHVIDASIDGRPGCARLLGSAKELRSAFANLASNAVRYTPAGGHIRLSWACSDGCGEFAVEDDGIGIATEDIPRLTERFYRVDRGRSRETGGTGLGLAIVKHILSRHQAELRIASELGKGSRFSVRFPAGRLGQANPASHS; encoded by the coding sequence ATGCTGGGCCTGGTGGCGCTGCTGGCGCTGGTCGTCGGCGCGCTGGGCGGCAAGGCGGCGGCGCTGGGGACGGTGTTCGTCGGCATCGTCGCGATGCTCGTGTATCAGTTGCTGAACCTGCACCGGCTCGTCGAATGGACCTATGCGCCGGTCGGGTCGCCGCTGCCGCCCGGGGTCGGCATCTGGGCGCATATCTACTACGACCTCGACCGGCGTTCGCGCACGTCCGTGGACCTGCGCGAGCGCCTGACGAGCGCGCTCGACCGTTTCCACGAAGCGAGCCAGGCGATGCCCGACGGCGTGCTGTACCTCGCCGCGAACGATCGCATCGAGTGGCTGAACCGCAAGGCGGAGCGCCATTTCGGCATCGACAGCCGGCGCGACCGCGGCGCGCTCGTGACCACGCTCGTGCGCGAGCCGGAGTTCGTGCACTTCCTGCAGGCCGGCGATTACGCGGAACCGCTGGTGCTGCATTCGACGCGCCGGGCGGGGCTCACGCTGCTGTTGCAGGTGGTGCCCTTCGGCGACGACCAGAAGATGGTGGTGTCGCGCGACGTCAGCCAGCTGGAGAAGCTCGAGACGATGCGGCGCGATTTCATCGCCAATGTGTCGCACGAGCTGCGCACGCCGCTGACCGTCGTGACGGGTTTCCTCGAGACGCTGATCGAAGGCCGGGACGACTTTGCGCCCGAGGACGTGACGAACTTCCTGCAGCTCGCGCTGGACCAGTCGCTGCGCATGCAGACGCTGATCGAGGATCTGCTGACGCTTTCGGCGCTCGAGACCGGGGCCCCGGCGCCGGTCGAGGAGTGCGTGGATATCGCCAGTCTCGTGCAGAGCATCGCCGAGGACACGCGCCTGCTGTCGAACGGCCGGCACGTGATCGACGCCAGCATCGACGGGCGTCCCGGTTGTGCGCGGTTGCTGGGCAGCGCCAAGGAGCTGCGCTCGGCGTTTGCCAACCTCGCCAGCAATGCGGTCCGGTACACGCCGGCCGGCGGGCACATCCGGTTGAGCTGGGCCTGCAGCGACGGCTGCGGGGAATTCGCGGTCGAGGACGATGGCATCGGGATCGCCACCGAGGACATCCCGCGCCTGACCGAGCGCTTCTATCGTGTTGACCGCGGCCGTTCGCGCGAGACCGGCGGCACGGGCCTCGGCCTGGCGATCGTCAAGCACATCCTGTCGCGCCACCAGGCCGAGTTGCGCATCGCCAGCGAACTCGGCAAGGGGAGCCGTTTCAGCGTACGCTTTCCGGCCGGGCGGCTGGGGCAGGCGAATCCAGCGTCTCATAGCTGA
- a CDS encoding HIT family protein, with the protein MTDCPLCLAADETLVWRDGSCRVILVQDADYPGFCRVVWGHHVAEMTDLTAGEQRHLLNVVLATEAALRQLMRPDKINLASLGNMVPHLHWHVIPRFADDPHFPQSVWSAPQRTGTRRAAPSVAALAATLVAMLTEQTAG; encoded by the coding sequence GTGACCGATTGCCCACTGTGCCTGGCCGCCGACGAGACCCTCGTGTGGCGCGACGGCAGCTGCCGCGTCATCCTCGTCCAGGACGCCGACTACCCCGGCTTCTGCCGCGTCGTGTGGGGCCACCACGTCGCCGAGATGACCGACCTCACCGCGGGCGAGCAGCGCCACCTCCTCAACGTCGTGCTCGCGACCGAGGCCGCGCTGCGACAGCTGATGCGTCCCGACAAGATCAACCTCGCGAGCCTGGGCAACATGGTTCCGCACCTGCACTGGCACGTGATCCCGCGCTTCGCCGACGACCCCCACTTCCCCCAGTCGGTGTGGAGCGCGCCGCAGCGCACCGGCACACGCCGCGCGGCGCCGTCCGTCGCTGCGCTGGCCGCGACGCTCGTCGCCATGCTGACCGAGCAGACCGCCGGCTGA
- a CDS encoding class II glutamine amidotransferase: protein MCQLLGMNCNVPTDICFSFAGFQARGGGTDVHADGWGIAFFEGRGVRVFLDPQPSASSPIAELVRNYPIRSLNVIAHIRKATQGRVTLDNTHPFQRELWGSYWIFAHNGNLLDYAPRFDGRFVPVGCTDSEAAFCDILQSLAAEFPDGPPPAEALYAALRRLAIRIGAHGPFNFLLSNGDYLFAHCSTRLTYLIRQAPFTTAHLADQDLSVDFSRLTTPADRVAVIATAALTDNEVWQTIPAGTLLAFRHGAIEALGDTATIAGNPAAGAGSV from the coding sequence ATGTGCCAGCTCCTCGGAATGAACTGCAACGTGCCGACGGACATCTGCTTCTCGTTCGCCGGCTTCCAGGCGCGCGGCGGCGGCACCGACGTGCACGCCGACGGCTGGGGCATCGCCTTCTTCGAGGGACGCGGCGTGCGCGTCTTCCTCGATCCCCAGCCCAGCGCCTCGTCGCCGATCGCCGAGCTGGTGCGCAACTACCCGATCCGCTCGCTCAACGTCATCGCGCACATCCGCAAGGCCACCCAGGGCCGCGTCACGCTCGACAACACCCACCCCTTCCAGCGCGAGCTGTGGGGCAGCTACTGGATCTTCGCGCACAACGGCAACCTGCTCGACTACGCGCCGCGCTTCGACGGCCGCTTCGTGCCGGTCGGCTGCACCGACTCCGAGGCCGCGTTCTGCGACATCCTGCAGAGCCTCGCCGCCGAATTCCCCGACGGCCCGCCCCCGGCCGAAGCCCTGTACGCGGCGCTGCGGCGCCTCGCGATCCGCATCGGCGCACACGGCCCGTTCAACTTCCTGCTGTCGAACGGCGACTACCTCTTCGCGCATTGCTCGACGCGGCTCACCTACCTCATCCGCCAGGCCCCGTTCACGACCGCGCACCTCGCCGACCAGGACCTCAGCGTCGATTTCAGCCGGCTCACGACCCCCGCCGACCGCGTCGCGGTGATCGCGACCGCAGCGCTGACCGACAACGAGGTGTGGCAGACGATCCCGGCAGGCACGCTGCTCGCCTTCCGCCACGGCGCCATCGAGGCCCTCGGCGACACCGCGACGATCGCGGGCAATCCGGCCGCCGGCGCAGGCAGCGTGTAA